CTCTAGTAAGATGAtcaaaatataacttttaagCTGTAGAATTATTTCACTAAAATGTCTAACAAATTGAAATATCCATTTGTCGATTTCCACTTCAACCTACACATTAAATGTTCAAGTTTCCCATCGTGTTATTTGGAAAATGCCTTTAATCTATTGCAACATGTAGAATCATGTAGGCATTGGGTaatatgatataaaaaataCTTGAGACCCTCTATAAATATCATGTtcatacacaataaaataaaaggagcATGAAGTGTAGTTGCCATCAAAAGCAGGATGGATCAAATGCTACTACTCACCAAACTCAAaagaatataaagaaagaatagcatCAGCTCCTTGAGAAAgaacacaataatttttttgttgttgttttattgttttaccaTGGTTAAAGGCTTGACACTGGCATCCAGCGAAGGGGCTTTTCGACACgcaagaaaaacacaacaaaatagaCAGACTAGACAGACTAGGTGCTCATGAAATAACATTAATCGCCAAAATCAACGGAACAAGCTGTAGAAGACGTATTCGACAGAAAAACCTCGGAGCAGTTTACAATACAGTGAACAAACCATTTCAACGAGAAAGATGAACAAAGTTTATAATTATGATATAATTCtttaactgaaaaagaaaaaaaaaaactgcttactTCAAACTCAGCCAGCTGTAGTTCCATAGTATGTAGGTCAGCCGTTAATTGTTTCCCCACATCGTCAAAGTGTTTCGTTATTTCTGGCGATGGATTCACCCAAGGCTCTGCTTCCAGGTCGGcactgaggtcaaggctgttgaccctgtctgtcagagtctGGGCTGCTTGTATCAGCGCGGGACACGGTCTGACCGTTGTGGCTCGCGTcacgagatgtttgtgtgacgtcactttccctAAACGTTTGTCCAGCTCGCTTTTGACGTCACACAAGGATTTTATGAATTGAGACAAAGAATCACTGATCAGTCTTTTCAGTTGTTTCCGACACTCGTCCACCATCTTCTGAAGACTGTCACATGTCTTGTCTACCAGCGCCATGTTTCGCTCTTCAGTGACATGCGCTTGTTGGATGCGCATATTTAGATTGTCTATCGCTTGCTTCAGGTTGTCTTTCCCCATAGCTAATTTCTCTGTTAATGAACTGAGTGATTTTTCAGCTGCTTTCATTTCGTTATTCAGATCTTTGATATTTAGACATTCATTGTGTTTATTATAGAAACATGATGTGCAGATAAGAAGACTGTCATCAACACAAAATAACTCCGCcggtttgtcgccgtggtcagcacacagtgcagggcggctggcagccagacgttcaggtgtcacagtgctgacactctccacatcgtgactgcgggtAGCTACCATCTTCTTGTGTATCTTCATACACGATGGACACATCTTTTCAaaacactgcatacagatgtactcagctgtgacgtcatcacataTTGTGCACATGCCATCCTTCACCAGCACGCGAGCATTTTCTACTATCacttccatcacaaagtctgtaGGCAGGGCGCTGCAAACATCGGCTGCACTTGGAGATGAATTACCTTGatgctctactataggacagGTACACAGAGGACATCCGGCGTCATATTTTGATTTAATCCAAGACATGACACATTCcagacacaggagatgaccacagggtagaatctttggtgtggtgaagtcattAGTACATacagcacactctctttcaTGTTGTTCCACTACTTTCGCCATAATGAGGGATCAACCTAAACAACAATATTAGTCTTAGAAGCTttttcaacattattattaagaacagattcaaagattatttttgtgttcacaTAAAACGAGCTCTTTCTCTTTGAATCCTTCCCTTCTTCGTGGGACATATTTGTGACATActattattgcttttgtttatgACCTACTGATCTCATTACGATGTACATTCTACACTTTCTCAGCTCTAGAACCATCTGATGTATTTACTGACCATGGCGTGGAATACCAAGtggttgaaataattttttattgaaGTTATCGTAACTTCCCTAAAACAAATGACTGAAtgacttaatgactaatgacaCGTGCTAAAGGTATACTCTTTTCCCTTAAACAGTTCAGATGAGAAGGAAATAATGTTTGTCAGAGTTTGTTAACGAAGATATGCCTGGATATTTGTCTATCGTTTTTTACAACAGCATCCTTAACCAAGAAGCTAACATTGTGGAGGAGATCAGCAGACGattctacaaaatatttctgagtTTTTTCCTTGATGACAACCTGCCAGAAGCCTCTCAAGTTCTAAAACATTTGGGATTTCTAGTCTTCTATAAATTTTTCATGTGTCATCGAACAAGGGCGACCTTAATTAAAAGCCGGCCTTACATACGATGCGTCTTTATCACCATTAGCTTTATAACTactattcaatattttttttaaaaatacaaagctTATTAAAAATATCTATGTCTAAGAGAACGGACACAAAAGTAcactaaatattttatactcTTCTAAAGTATAGCTTAAACAATATTCTTTGCATATTATCATCAGTTAAGTAACTACTAGTAAAGAATTTGTGAAAGGGACAAAAAgtgtaatgaaacaaaattagaaaaaaagatttgaagAATATTTGAATAACAAATAATTGTGTCAATATCTTCGCCACTATGACACgacataatatttttatctccCAGATGATCAGTGGCTCATTCAAGTACTATGACATCGCCttttaaactaaattataaaaaaaaactgattaggATATAATATACACGGGCATTTAAATACATTCACATCATACTTTCATGTTTAATTGTCATTGTTTCTCCTCCTCGAAGAAAGCGCCATCAGAACTAAACTCTATAAAATGAATGTTCTaaggcagggatgcccaacctacggcccgcgggccatatccggcccgcgaaacttctgcccacagtgcaggaaatcggcacgttagtaattaaaaaaaaaaaaaaacaaacaaaacaacgaaataaaaaaaaaaggaagaagaagtatttatccccacgtaagggcgtttcccaatctttttttcaatagacgaacattttgattcagtgctccgacttggtgtctgtACGATgaggccagacattcagaagttggtttcggtaaaacaacttcaaatatcccactaattactacataattaatggcaagtacaacttgtttctaataaaaatggtatcggctctatttttttttgttttgtatttttgcggtgaagcagcccgtgacacgcgtgtcggaaatggatatggcccgcagcccgaaaaaggttgggcatcactggtctaagGGCATCATTATTTACTTAATTTGTCTTGCTATTACCAATCTTTAGATAAGTATGATatgttgtgttcttgtttttccGTTTTACGACAGCTGCTCATTAACTTTACACTGGAAAGGAAGGTAAGCCAGCAGACCATTCTAAAAATCATTAcagagttttctttctttgtttacaaagaaattgaacatgggggaggggggggaattggtgttttacaccgtgtcagcaactgaggctatatattacggcaagcagccagccctgtaaacagatgccacatgcagagaaagaacagcgtgcccgagacgagaaatgaactcagggcagccaaccttcactgtattggtgacaggcgctaacagcgctaaccgttgcgccaccggaccgctccaaGAAATTGAACATGAAACTAAAACACATGACTATttaataaaaaacttttttaacatgCTTCCTTTAAGACTCTAAAAGGACCAGTTTcctattaaatataaataagtatttaGTTTAAAGTCACAGTACCACAGTAATGACTCACTTTTGAAATAAGGTGACCAACGTTGTCTCCTGTATGACTACTTGTCACCTAccttaaacattaaaaatacccACGAACTTACACCAATAACACGTGTTTAAAATAAGGATTTTTTAAGTTGGTAACTTTTGACAGTAAAAACAATAGTATCCACTTCATGACAAATCAGTATTTGGctaaaattaacagaaattcCTTACCTGCAAAATGGCGTGACCTACTTGACTCAAAATTGACAACACCTTACACCTTTGGGTTAATGTATGATGCGAACGAACTAGTTACAGGTTTATCGGTGACAAAATGTCGTTTTCAgcctcacaaaacaaaaactctacGAGCGACCTCAGCACAACACTGACAGTGTGTCTGACATAAACAACTCACTGGACTGACACGTCGCCCGTAGCAACTACGAATTCCCGTTTTCTATATCTTGTAGACATGTCATTAAAGACACTGTTATTTAAACTGAACACTTAGCAGAACAGACTGACATATATATTCCACACAATGTCGTTATTTGTCGCTCTAATCTACTGCTACTATTCAAACTGTACAGAAATGATTGCTAATTAAACACCCAAACGAAAGTAGAAACAAAAGCGAAAGTATGTTTATCGACTTTTCAAATTAAGCATGACTGGTTTCTACATTTAACACATGCTTGTCCTCTTAGTACTATTAATAACTTCTATTACAcaatgttcaaaataaataaactgtgtaAAAGATGTTTACCTAAGCATTAAAATGAAAGCGAAATTAGAATTGATATTTTTGAAGTAAATGAAAAGCTTCAAACTGTGTACAGAGCTGTAAATTAAAGTCTTTTCTGGACATGAATGTGTGGATCTCTTAGGGCACAGTAGAAGAAAggaaatttttactttttgtgttatACGGGCAGTGACTACAACAACCTCAGGTAAAGACTAAGAAGATATGAATATTTTGTGATCAACtatttttatacacacacacacaatcacatgcACTCACAAGTGTATCCACACAGCCACGAGCATGCACACCCACGCGCCAGtgctaataaacaaacaaaaacaaacacacacatcaacacaagcGCGTTTGTATAAATTAACTTATATATTAGGTGCcgaattttgtttactttattacGAAACTGTAATGAACCTAAATTCCTTGAGACATTTTTATCTGAAGTCTGCCTGTTCTTCTAACACTTTCACAGCGCAAATAGAGcggcaattcttttttttttttctagtctgTTGTCAGaaacattagaaaaaatgtataatgtttaaaaatacaaaaatacaaaacaaaacaaaaaatgcacatAAGGTAGGAGACATTTAAGAGTACATCCATCAGCCAAGCAAACCCTCTGAAAGCAATTCCGGTTTTCTCAGCGTCTAGTGAAAGTGAATTAGGAGAACCTTGGGTGACTTTCTGTCTTTAGCTTTCGTTTCAGGTTTATACACattatgtttgtctgtattttcGCCTTAATGCGAGTCTGTTATGTCACAGTAGAGCCAATTAGACCCAAGGTCTGCCTTGTTCGCGAGCAGGTGGACCCGTACTTTTGATGTTGAATCACAATCAGCAGGGACACGCTCTGGTAAAATTGTACACACACCTGACCATACTGTTGAACATGTAagattgtttttgtgttattgcTCAGAGATAATGTTATGAATAAATATGCCCCTTGAGAGTATCGCaaagaactaaataaaataagatactTAATAGCACAAATTATTAGTGTGAAAAAATATCTAATCAGAGGTATTTTGCAAAACCAATGCTAAAGTACACTTgaaacgtttttttttccttctaaattAGAAAAGTTGCACATTTGAAAAGTGATTTCATGctctatttttgaaaaatataaaagggttaaaaatcaaaagtacaaagaaagtaaatgcAGAAATGTATAGCCGCTGATGTTATCTAAGATGCTGAGAAATGTACTAAAATAAAAGTGGAAATCATACTGACTGACATATTGatagacaaaaataatgtctagaaaaatataaacataattaaCGAGGTAAAACTTGTTAACTCTGTAagtaaaagaagagaaaaaaatgccagTCATCCTAAAGTATTGGTTCAATGATAAAGAGAAATGTGTTTGTCTGGTGTCCAAAGCTACGGTTGGACGAGGTGGACAACAAAGGCAGAATATATTATGGAGTGACACGGTCACATCACTTCATACGAGACTTAAGAAAGGTAAAGGTATGTGAACTCGTTAACTTCATAACAATAGAGTTATTCATgaaaagtcaaataaaaagtCCAAGTAGTGGGCGACACTTGGAATTGTAAGTCTCTAGGACATTGCCGAAACTCTTGTCAAGTGTTGTGTGCAGCTCGACAGGAAGCTGCTGACTAACATCACAACGGATGTCCAATGTGTTTGGTTGCAAGCTTCAGGTCTGGACAGGACACTAGGCTAGTATCACAGGGTTTGGGTCAAGTTCACGAAGTAAATAGTGCAACCTGAAGAGCACTGTCAGTGTCTCACAATACTGAATATTCATTTCGTGGCTCATTCCTTACTTACAAGTATACACACGTTCCCCAACCTTACCCTACATATTCACTGCTTGTGTATTTCTGTCCCACtgacttttctgtttctctgtctctcttttagATCCTCgcagtttctttttccttttcctatTCTTTGTTGGAATATGACTCACATCAACATCACAAGGTCCATGTGGTCTCGTGCAGCAGCGAGTGTCAACTAAGATGGCTGCCTCCCAATTTTGACCGGTCTCTTACACAGGGTCACAGAGATATACAACACCCTACACAATCAGACACATTGTAGTACAACTTATGTCCACCCTGGCCCGAATCGGTAGTAGAACAGTTTATGTAGACACCAACACAAGTTAAAAGTGTAATAGAGGAAAGTGAGCCTTTGTCAGACTACAAAGTATCTGCCCTTTGCAGTTTAGATATAAACAGCATGTTATTAATCAACACTATTACAACCATTATTTAATAACTGTAAattcttttaacaaaaaattaagttaaaagTAGCAATGATTAGCTGGCATTATTTTGTGACTATATAATTTTTCTGTTCTGATGTGCTTATTGTACTTTGGTATTCTGTGAGGTTAGATGATAGACGGACACACTACTGTTACTGCTAAGAAACTTTGttcatatttactttttatgtgtgtgtgatggctgGTTGTAAAAAGATtgtaataaaagaattttttgttgctttagatcagacctgggcaaacgccggcccgcctcctgtctctgaccggcccgcccgctggccgcccaccagtaaatatactatatatacagtaatgggtaaaactgagttaactatattagtccggccctctagaaccatcccagtttctcatccggccctctagaaccatcccagtttgtcatccggccccttgggaaaatgaattgcccacccctgcttttgATATATTCTCATGatcgttttgaaaaaaatctgggGTTATTTTCTGAACCAATGCCTCATGCTGAACCACGAATGTTTTACACTCCTTTTCTCTAAGCCTGACAAAGATGTCGGAGGTTACAATGTAAGATGTTCGGGGCTATACTGTAAGATATTGGAGGTTACAGCATCTACTTTAGCCACCGACGCGGGTGAACTGCGCATGTACCTAATAACTGACGAAATGCCCTCACTGCGTTTAAACAAAAGAGACGAGCTCGAGGGGATGGTAGAAGTAGATATTAAGGTTAACTCTAGTGTTTGGTTGTCtagtttttagcttttttagTATAATTAATAAAGCATTGTTGTCATTAGGTGGAGTTTGGCTCTGCTGTGGATTATCAGTTGATACTTAACCCCGGTTGTCTAATCTCCCTTCTCGTTCCGGTTAATGACCTTTTCAGACTCAGTCCCTCTACTTGTAACTAAGGTACACGGTTCTAATTTCCAAGAGGGGCAACagtcatttatatatatgacAGTCTTTAGTTattctctctctacctcttcctttttctctttaataTACAAAGACACCATTTTCTTCTCAACGACCTCCCACTGTATGTAGGGCTGGTAGTCAAGTGGGGCGTGGTCTTAATCTTGTTCGCGCTGACTGTTGTTGACTGAAGGAGGCTGGTTTCGTTCTTTTAATAGAATGCTTTGCTCTGTTTGTTGATTTGTAAGAATCTATTAATTATTGTGCAGATTAAAATGATGATAAGACATGTCATCATAGACTGTATGAGCACTGTAACAACTGAACGGTTGGCATCCACCCACATCCTGTCAAGTGGTAACCGTGGTGACAACAGATGGATTCTTTTTCTGAAGATTGTCAAACTGCCATACGAGCATCAtcttaaaaactaaaaatcctgAAGTCCTTGAAATGAATCAACAAATGATTCCCAATCTTGTAATCTTgatcataattatattttgcgTAACAATAACTGAACGTGGGTCAACATTGATAGATTtttcagtaaaagaaataattccTGACAATATTAGCTAATGAAGTTTAACTTGCTTTTCTATAATTAAGGGAGTGAACTGCACTGAATTATCTCTAACGGgattttttagaaaaatttatTGTTTCGTAAAGCACTGAAGTCATGGAGAACAATCAGAAATTCTAAATATAACGAGTATTTATGAAAATATGTATCATATTATACAGTATTGCAAAATATGATCAATGATGCTTTCTTCATAAATTTAAACACATAAACGCAAACGTTTAGACTATTTATGAATTGAAATATtgcaaaacaaccaaaaaaggCTCACAAATCAGCTGCAGAAGGCTTCGACGTAAGCATGTCTACTTATAGCATCAAGAAACGGTTATTCTTTATGagcatctaattttttttcttattaaaatacaaaaaataaaacatgaagaaaaagtaataaatcagTTAATGCTATTTTTGTAAGcgttttgcataaaaaaaattgtcgctGTAGTCCTATTTAAGCTCATAAGTATCATTGCTGTTGTCATTTTCATCAGATTCATGTCTTCTTTGACGTCTTAAGGGCTGTCATCTGCACAATAACGAAGAGATTAAGTGGCAGGTGTGTGCTAATATTTAAATCTCCTAAAAAGAGTGAAGCTGGCGACAAGTTATTTGCTTAGTGAGTCATCTACTACCGTTACTACGATTACAAATTCTTCAGCACATGCTTCTACTCCTACTTATAATAGAAAGTAACAACATAtttataaaggaaaataaatcttgatAAATAACTGGTTTGGAAAAACTTGTTATGATCTGTATTGTAATACTATTTGTtctgttatatttattattaataattctcGAGCTACAAATATCTGAAACCCCCGAGAAGAAAATTAAGCACAAAAGTCCCTTGAAGTATCTGGAGACAACCGAAACTCCACCGAAAGACTGACGTGTATCAAAGAAAATTACCTGACTGATATCAATATCAAAGACTGCAAAGCAGGGCCAAGGGACATCTTTAGCTGCCACACCCTGGTCGTGTCCGTCGACATAAAGGTGAAGGTCTTTTGATGAGTCCACCAGCACTCCGACACGACTTCCAACGGTGATGGAATCTAGCGCTTTGCCGATATAAGAATCAACCTGTGAAAACGTAGAGGTAAAGGCTTAATATGCCTTATAAAATATGCTACTTTTTACACAGTTAATTTGTAAAATGATACGTAACATCATTTAGGTCTAAAACGTATTTTTTCTGAACCACTGCCAAACGTCTAAAGGTAGACATTTCTTCTAATGACTTAATGATAGCCACTGTTGGATtgtataatcatcatcatcatcatcatcatcatcatcatcatcatcatcatcatcatcatcatcatcatcttcttcttcttcttcttcttcttcttctctcttaaGACAGGAGGGTCTTGTCAGAGGCCACGACTATCCATGTGGCCCCCACTCCCAACGACCGTTACCCCTATAGGACTAAATGACTGACTGTATGCGCtgactttgttattatttcacaaATCGGTCTGCGCTACAGTTAATTTTAACCTTACATGTGGATTTGGTCTTTAGAGACTTAAGCAGCTTTAGTAAGTGTTAGTATAAAGGCAAAGAAATGCAGCAGATGATTTAAAGAACAACACGAGCGGGCAgagaaaatcgctggaaataaaGTATAGAGTAACATTAGAAACATATTCCAGCTGTATTTTATTATGAAGAGAcaataaaaaagtttacttgtatgttttgtttattctttttgtcccactggatttgtcgagaaaacaagaagtggggagaggaaaatatttctaaaattagcTTTGCCTGCATAAGCtgaaatcaaaaagaaaagatgcaatactccgttaaaaaaaacaacaacaacaacaacaaaaaaccacagTAAGAAGTAGTATATGCTCTTACTGAATGTTCTCTTTGACACTTAAATGGAATTTGCAATCGTTCaggaaatcctaaagataatggcaaTAGACGCCCATGAATTaacttgtttttaat
The Pomacea canaliculata isolate SZHN2017 linkage group LG2, ASM307304v1, whole genome shotgun sequence genome window above contains:
- the LOC112556314 gene encoding E3 ubiquitin-protein ligase Midline-1-like, which produces MAKVVEQHERECAVCTNDFTTPKILPCGHLLCLECVMSWIKSKYDAGCPLCTCPIVEHQGNSSPSAADVCSALPTDFVMEVIVENARVLVKDGMCTICDDVTAEYICMQCFEKMCPSCMKIHKKMVATRSHDVESVSTVTPERLAASRPALCADHGDKPAELFCVDDSLLICTSCFYNKHNECLNIKDLNNEMKAAEKSLSSLTEKLAMGKDNLKQAIDNLNMRIQQAHVTEERNMALVDKTCDSLQKMVDECRKQLKRLISDSLSQFIKSLCDVKSELDKRLGKVTSHKHLVTRATTVRPCPALIQAAQTLTDRVNSLDLSADLEAEPWVNPSPEITKHFDDVGKQLTADLHTMELQLAEFEAIHAPVLGSRKLAEATYC